Genomic segment of Gloeocapsa sp. PCC 7428:
CACCAGGAGTTCCTGTATTACAGCTAGTCCCCATTTGTCCGCATTCGCTTGCGTCACGCGCGCTGGTCTTTGCTGATACCGAAACTGTGACAATTTCGAGTGCGAGTACCGATCGGTTAGTGATGGTGGTTGATGGAAATGCTGGCTGCTACGTTTTTCCTGAAGATCAGGTGCAATTAGGGCGATCGCAATACTCCGCGCGATTTATCCGCCTGCAATCACCGGAGTTCTTTCGGATTTTGCGCGAAAAGTTAGGTTGGGGACTACCGCATATTGCCAAGCCAACTTCGGTCGAGTTGCCTTAAAAGTGGGCAATTCCTATAAGGATATGAATATAATTAAGTGTTCATACTTAGTTTCGCTGTGTGATAACTGAGCTATGACCAAATGCAATCCTTCATTCCTGGATAGCGGCTTATGAGTACGGTAGAGGCTGAACGCAGTCCATGTGTTTTATTAGTCGAAACTGATGAGACTTTGGCAGATCAAGTGAGCCTTGACTTACAAGAATCAGGCTATGAAGCCGTGATCGCACCTGACGTTTACAGCGGGATGCAATACTCCCGAGAAATCCAGCCAGCTTTGATTGTGGTAGACCGAATGCTGGCTGGAGAATCAGGGCTAGAGTTATGTACTCATCTACGCAAAGCAGGCGCGCGCGTACCTGTATTAGTCTTGATGGCACGAGATACCGTTGACGATCGCGTAGCGTGTTTAGAAGCGGGCGCTGATGATTATTTTCTCAAACCTTACCGCTCTGAAGAATTTTTACAGATGGTACGCCTCTATTTACAACCAGAAACAGGCGTAACCGAACAATTACGCTTTGGCGATCTCGTTTTAGATTTAGCAACGCGCCGCGCCATGCGTCATGGCAAAGCGCTGGATCTGACAATGAAGGAGTTTGAACTGCTCAAGTATCTGATGGAACATCCGCGTGAAGTTCTAACTCGCGAACAAATTCTAGAAAATGTTTGGGGTTATGATTTCATGGGCGAATCGAATGTTATCGAAGTTTATATTCGTTATTTACGCCTTAAGATAGAAGACGAAGGTCACAGACGCTTGATCCAAACTGTGCGGGGTGTCGGCTATGTTTTGCGAGAATCGTAATTAGGGAACTCTGACGAGGAAGAACGACTCAAAAGCTATGAACGCAAATACTGGGAGTTATTAAATAGTGAGTCGTGGTTCTGCTGTCCTTGCAATCATTTTAGGAACTATGATGCTGGGTTGTTCAACGCCGACGCCCGCAGTATCGCCAACAGTAACACCTCTGGCGCAACAATCTGTGAATGCTGGTCAAAATCTTCCTATAACTGCTACAGCAACAATTGCCGGACGTAAAATTAATCTGGAAGTAGCGCGGACACCTCAAGAACAAGCCACTGGCTTGATGTATCGCGACACCATAGCCGACGATCGCGGAATGCTATTTGTCTTTGAACCCGCGCGCCCTGTCGGTTTTTGGATGAAAAATGTCCGGTTTCCGCTTGATATGATTTTTCTAGAAAATGGACGCGTGAAAGCGATCGCACCCGCTGTACCGCCTTGTCAAGCTGAACCCTGTCCGACGTATGGTCCCGAAACACCTGTTAATCAAGTCATAGAACTACGCGGAGGACGCGCCGCTGAACTCGGAATTCGCGTCGGCGATCGCCTCGATATTCGATTTTTAGACTCGTAAAATCTAAACAAGCAATTTTCTTTTACCACATCGTTTGCAATAAAGGGGGAAATCCCCCAGAAAAATTGTAGTGCTTCGAGGTTGAGTAGGGTAATATAGCCCTAGTCAATAAAGTTAGGACATGATAAAAGCTCGTAGTGATTTCCCTAACTAGAGTTTAACCCTGAACCCTGACCTCTGACCTCTGACTCCTGCTATATTTGATAGATTTGATAGAAAAACAAAATTATTGCGGCGCTCATTTTTCCTGTGTAGAGCGTTACAATTCAAAAAATATTAAATTCGCACGAGTCAAGCCCCACTCAGTCTTTTGGGAGAGTAAAATCCTGTAGCTAATATCCTCCTTGTTATAGGTGAACAATATTGCTGCACTAAAGTAAAAATAGTTCTAATAAATTTTGTTTTTTCTGGAGCAAACTTACGAAAATTAGCAAGTTGCGCTAAAATTCTATTCCACGTCGTATTTGTACTCTTCATACGTCAGGGAAACTCATAAAAGCCAGTTTCACCGTCAAGTAGAGTTAGCAATTCACCAGTGGTATCAGGACAGAAAAAAAACTGGCTAGTCAGTACTAGCTCATCGTATGACGAATAACTCAAACTTAAACTTATTTACAACGGAAGGTGAAACAATGTCACCAGCAAACTACTCTAAATTCATTGACTTTCTTCAAAAAGATTTATCGATATCCGCTGCTTCGATTGATGTCGCATTACGCCATCGCGAACAAGATCCAGGTCCTTTACCTATGATTTTGTGGCAGTATGGCTTGGTTACGTTAGACCAACTTAACCAAATCTACGATTGGTTGGAAAGCGCAGTAGTATAGGAACGCGGAAATATGACAAATCGCCAAATGCTAGTTCAAATATGTCTAGACACGCAAGTTGTACGTAGGCAATAGTTAGAGGAGACAGAACAATGTATTGGCAATACATAGAGCGGGTAATACCCGCTCTTTTGATTTTAAATTACCACGCGTTTAGCACTTCATTAGACTTCTTGCATGAATCACAAACGCCCTCTGACTGAAGTCAGGGGCTACTCAAGCAAAGTGTACTTTCGTACACTGAAGCAAGGCTTTTATCAATAAGTTCACATGCGAGTTTATTCGTCAAGCATTCATGCAGGAGATTTATTCTACGATTGAGCAAAAACTCTTGCAGCCGCAGCCACACCTGCACCAGGCGTAAAGTTTTCATAACCAAGTTCGTGCATGGCAACTTCGAGTGCTGAAATCGCACTGAGAATATCGCGATCGCTGACAAAGCCTAAATGCCCGATCCGGAAGATTTTATTACTGAGGTGATCTTGTCCGCCAGCTAAAGCAATATCAAAACGCTTTTTCATAATCGCGCGCACCTGATCCGCTGCAATTCCTTCGGGTGCTACCGCAGTAATGGCAGGACTTCCACAATCATCACTCACAAACAAAGGTAGATTTAAACCTTTAATTCCCGCGCGGGTTGCCTTCATCAAGCGTTGATGGCGGGCGAAGATTCCTTCTAATCCCTCTTGCTTCATCATCCGCAGCGTAGCGTGTAAAGCAAAGATCATATTAACGGGTGGTGTAAACGGAGTGGTGTTTTTCGCAGTTGCTTTGCGATATTTACCTAAATCGAGGTAGTAGCGGGGTAGTTTCGCAGTTTTGTAGGCTTCCCAAGCTTTGGGGCTAACCGCAACGATTCCCAACCCTGGGGGAATCATATAACCTTTTTGCGAACCGGAACCAACAACGTCTAAACCCCAAGCATCCATTGGCACATTAACTGCACCAAGACTGGTGACTGCATCTACAATAATCAGCGCTTCACCATGATTTTTAACATGGCGGTTAATTGTTTCTAGGTCATTAAGTACGCCTGTTGATGTTTCGCTATGGGTAACGACGACAGCTTTGATTTGTTTTTCTTTGTCAGCTTCGAGTTTTTCTGCAAACGCCTGAGGATCGAGGGGTTGTCCCCACTCAGCGGTAATTCTTTCGACATTCAAATTATAAGCTTCACCCACTTCCGCCCAGCGTTCGCCAAACTTACCGTTACAACCGACTAAAATGCGATCGCCAGGACTCAAAAAATTAATCATTCCGGCTTCGACTGCACCTGTACCGCTGGTTGTCAGCAGCATTACATCGCTTTGCGTTTGGTGCAGCCACTTGAGGTTTTCTGTCACCTCTGCCAGAATGTTGCTAAATTCACTGGTACGATGACCAATGGGGTGCTTGGCTAACGCGAGTAGCGCCGCCTCTGGTACCGGTGTGGGACCAGGAATCATCAGCATCAGCTTGTCTTGCATTGTTGTCCTACTGTTGTGCGAATTAGGGGTTTCTCTAGGATTGCACAAGTTGAAAAGCTTGTACGATTTTGGGAAATTTTTTGATTATACCTGGAAAAGTGCGATCGCGAATACAGCTACTGTGCAGAGGAGCAAAAGAAGGGTGCTACTTTAGAAAAGGTGGTAAATCTACTTTAGATGCGTGCTTTGTAGGTGTAGGTAAAGTTGATGCAACTTCTTGTGTTTTTTGTGTTATTGATTGCACCGTTGTTAATAAATGGTTAAGTTCAAATAATCGGTCTGGTAAAAGTCTTTCTATCACTTCTTTTAGTTCGAGCGCCAGCGTCACACTTTCCAAATACTGCTCTTTCCAATAATGTACCGCAGCGACATACTCGCCAACCTGTTGCGATTGCTGGATAATTTGTTCTTGAAGAATCGCAGTTTGCTGAAGATTTTGATGTAACTCTTGTTGCAATTGCACTTGCGATTGTTGCTGCTGCAATTTGCTGATGACTTGCTTCTGTAAGTTGGCGATTTCCTCGACTGCTGCTAGCTGTGCTTCGAGTAAAGCTTGAGTTTTCAACTTTCTGCGCAATTCTGCTAGATACGTCAATGACTGTTCTAACGCTTGTTCCAGCTGATGAATGCGATTCGATTGTTTTTGCTCGGTTTGATTATCAAAAGGAGATATGTCGTTACCGCTATTCGTTGCGATCGCGTGTAAGTAACGCTCTGACTGATGCGCTAAATCACTATGTATCAAATCTTGCTCTAACACGCTAGTTCTCCCTTCGATTGGGCTAACTGTCTGGTTTTTGATAAGTACTATGGCAGCGGTTTTATTTTAGTCAATGTCTAAAATTTATGCGATGTACGTACTATACATTTAGTCAGAAAATAAATAAGTCTCCGCACCATCTAAACTTTGTTAATCTAGCAGCATCAGTCGCTCGCATTTTCACTGAGGAGATTGCTTGTGAAGCAGTTAAACACCCATATTGAAATCAATGCTTCGGCTAGCAAAGTTTGGAAAATCTTGACTGACTTTGATAGCTATCCACAATGGAACCCGTTTATTCGTGCTGTGAGTGGTGAGGTAAAGCAAGGAGCAAGGTTAGAAGTGCAACTACAACCACCAGGGGGAAACTCGATGACATTTCGCCCTAAAGTTTTGGTTGCTGAACCTGAACGGGAACTGCGTTGGTTAGGGCGGTTACTTGTACCAGGAATTTTTACTGGCGAACATTGTTTTCAAATTGAGCCGCGAGATCGCGATCGCATTCGATTTATCCACAGCGAAGTTTTTTCAGGGTTACTCGTTCCCTTTTTAGCAAACAGCTTAGACACCAACACTAAAAGTGGTTTTGAAAAGATGAATCAAGCACTCAAAGCACGCGCAGAAAAATAAAGTAGTCTACGGAGGTGGATTTCGTTTATTTAGGAGCGAATTTATTCGCCAAAAGCTTTGAGATCGTTTCTTGCGTAAGTCCTAATCTAATTTATTGATTCAGTGACCACCGCGATTCAATTGCAATCTGTGACTGCTGACAACTTTCTTCTAGCTGCTTCTGTTGCGCGGCGGCTTTACGTAGGGTAATGATTAGCTGATTCACCTGTTCGCGCAAAGTTGGATTTTGACTTGCTGCGGATAGTGTTTGTTGTTCTAATAACTGCAACAAGAGTTCGTAGTGAATCGGAGAGGGAAGGGGAATTGTCTGCATAAAAAATTGACTTAATTTCAGGCGCTCTTGTTACTGAATTTTGCTTCAGATTCAGAGCGCCATTAATGACTAGGTAGTAAATAGAGTGGCGATCGCCGCTTGCGGATCGCTTTGTTTTACCAAAGATTCGCCAATGAGCACCGCTGCTGCACCTGCACAAGCGACAACTTGGAGATCTGCGGGCGTATGCAATCCTGACTCGCTGACGGCTAAGATATTCCGCGATCGCAATTCTTCGCCGCGTGCTTCTAGCAATGCACAAGTCGTCTGTAAATCTACGGAAAAATCTTCTAAATTGCGATTATTTATACCAATTAATTGGACACCATCAATTGCCAAAACGCGGTCAATTTCCTCTAATGTGTGAACTTCGACTAATACTGCCATTTTTAAAGCGGTTGCAATTTTGACAAAGTATTGTAAATCTCGATCGCTCAGAATTGCGGCAATCAACAGCACCGCATCCGCACCGCGAATTCGCGCCACGTACATTTGATACGGGTAGATAATGAAGTCTTTGCACAAAAGTGGTAAATCTACCGCAGCGCGAATTAAGGCAAGATTGTTAAAACTGCCTTGAAAGAACTTTTCATCGGTCAGTACCGAAAGACAGCTAGCACCACCTTGGGCATAAGATTGCGCGATCGCCACAGGGTCAAAATCTTCGCGAAAGACACCCTTACTTGGTGAAGCTTTTTTTACCTCGGCAATGAGTGCAGGTGTTGTTTTTCCTTGACGCAACGCACCAATAAAATCACGTGTTGGTGGTGCAGCAAGGGCTTTACGCTGAAGTTCGACTAAAGGAAGCTTTTCACGCAGTTGCTCGACTTCAGTTTCTTTATGCCAGACAATTTTTTCTAAGATATTTTGTGGTTCAGCATCAGGAATAGCAACTTGATAGCGCAAGCTTTTCACATCAACTGATGGATTAGGTGGACGACGACGAATTTGCATATTAGATAGGAGCGAGGAGTGAGGGGCGAGGGGCGAGTGATTAGTGGCTAGTGACTAGGGGTAATAGTTAAGATGCGATCGCGCGCTTATAT
This window contains:
- the nblR gene encoding response regulator transcription factor NblR codes for the protein MSTVEAERSPCVLLVETDETLADQVSLDLQESGYEAVIAPDVYSGMQYSREIQPALIVVDRMLAGESGLELCTHLRKAGARVPVLVLMARDTVDDRVACLEAGADDYFLKPYRSEEFLQMVRLYLQPETGVTEQLRFGDLVLDLATRRAMRHGKALDLTMKEFELLKYLMEHPREVLTREQILENVWGYDFMGESNVIEVYIRYLRLKIEDEGHRRLIQTVRGVGYVLRES
- a CDS encoding DUF192 domain-containing protein — its product is MSRGSAVLAIILGTMMLGCSTPTPAVSPTVTPLAQQSVNAGQNLPITATATIAGRKINLEVARTPQEQATGLMYRDTIADDRGMLFVFEPARPVGFWMKNVRFPLDMIFLENGRVKAIAPAVPPCQAEPCPTYGPETPVNQVIELRGGRAAELGIRVGDRLDIRFLDS
- a CDS encoding DUF2949 domain-containing protein; the protein is MSPANYSKFIDFLQKDLSISAASIDVALRHREQDPGPLPMILWQYGLVTLDQLNQIYDWLESAVV
- a CDS encoding alanine--glyoxylate aminotransferase family protein; amino-acid sequence: MQDKLMLMIPGPTPVPEAALLALAKHPIGHRTSEFSNILAEVTENLKWLHQTQSDVMLLTTSGTGAVEAGMINFLSPGDRILVGCNGKFGERWAEVGEAYNLNVERITAEWGQPLDPQAFAEKLEADKEKQIKAVVVTHSETSTGVLNDLETINRHVKNHGEALIIVDAVTSLGAVNVPMDAWGLDVVGSGSQKGYMIPPGLGIVAVSPKAWEAYKTAKLPRYYLDLGKYRKATAKNTTPFTPPVNMIFALHATLRMMKQEGLEGIFARHQRLMKATRAGIKGLNLPLFVSDDCGSPAITAVAPEGIAADQVRAIMKKRFDIALAGGQDHLSNKIFRIGHLGFVSDRDILSAISALEVAMHELGYENFTPGAGVAAAARVFAQS
- a CDS encoding SRPBCC domain-containing protein, with the protein product MKQLNTHIEINASASKVWKILTDFDSYPQWNPFIRAVSGEVKQGARLEVQLQPPGGNSMTFRPKVLVAEPERELRWLGRLLVPGIFTGEHCFQIEPRDRDRIRFIHSEVFSGLLVPFLANSLDTNTKSGFEKMNQALKARAEK
- a CDS encoding DUF5340 domain-containing protein gives rise to the protein MQTIPLPSPIHYELLLQLLEQQTLSAASQNPTLREQVNQLIITLRKAAAQQKQLEESCQQSQIAIESRWSLNQ
- the trpC gene encoding indole-3-glycerol phosphate synthase TrpC, with protein sequence MQIRRRPPNPSVDVKSLRYQVAIPDAEPQNILEKIVWHKETEVEQLREKLPLVELQRKALAAPPTRDFIGALRQGKTTPALIAEVKKASPSKGVFREDFDPVAIAQSYAQGGASCLSVLTDEKFFQGSFNNLALIRAAVDLPLLCKDFIIYPYQMYVARIRGADAVLLIAAILSDRDLQYFVKIATALKMAVLVEVHTLEEIDRVLAIDGVQLIGINNRNLEDFSVDLQTTCALLEARGEELRSRNILAVSESGLHTPADLQVVACAGAAAVLIGESLVKQSDPQAAIATLFTT